From the genome of Planctomycetia bacterium, one region includes:
- the ptsP gene encoding phosphoenolpyruvate--protein phosphotransferase, with protein MQKLEGIAVSPGIAIGEALVIDREGGHIPRRFLPPSAADAELLRLDGAIQGLAAEISRDRDAVAKELGARYGAIFDAHLQMLRDPILRGELEQLLRERHFSAEYAVNRTLRRYAKVFQSLEGSFVAERATDINDIEKRLIRQLSGQPRQDFSKLTSPAIVLAHDLTPSETACMNKRLVLGFATDAGGPGSHTAIVAQGMEIPAVLGVGNLLNEAASGDLVIIDGDHGNVIVRPDEATLAEYRRRVEHQESHAVELESLRDLPAQTGDGERITLLANIEFPQEVAHCLERGSEGIGLYRTEFLYLGTTVEPDEEVHYRAYAEVVQAMQGRPVVIRTLDLGADKLTHLQALEPERNPFLGLRSIRLSLRHLPTFRTQLRAILRASVLGDVRIMFPLISTVMELRKAKMILADVCEDLEEHGIPCRRDVPVGIMVEVPSAAVMIDLLAPAVDFLSIGTNDLIQYTLAVDRTNKDVVNLYNSCDPAVLRLIAQTCDGARRCHKPVSLCGQMSSNPIYLMLLLGLGLRQLSVSPSAVPEIKQACRAVTIPQCEAVAARVLTMDNARDIKQFLREELRKVAADLVH; from the coding sequence ATGCAGAAACTTGAAGGTATCGCCGTCTCGCCAGGCATCGCCATCGGCGAGGCCCTGGTCATCGACCGCGAAGGGGGACACATCCCTCGACGGTTTCTGCCGCCCAGCGCGGCGGACGCGGAGTTGCTGCGACTCGACGGCGCCATTCAAGGTCTGGCCGCCGAAATCTCGCGCGATCGCGATGCCGTCGCCAAGGAGTTGGGCGCACGTTATGGCGCGATCTTCGACGCCCACCTGCAGATGCTCCGCGACCCCATTCTGCGCGGCGAACTGGAGCAACTGCTCCGCGAGCGGCACTTTTCGGCCGAATACGCCGTCAACCGCACCTTGCGGCGCTATGCGAAGGTCTTTCAGTCCCTGGAAGGCAGCTTTGTCGCCGAACGCGCCACCGATATCAACGACATCGAAAAACGGTTGATCCGGCAACTCTCCGGACAGCCCCGGCAAGATTTCTCCAAATTGACCTCGCCGGCGATCGTGCTTGCGCATGACCTTACGCCCAGCGAAACCGCCTGCATGAATAAGCGGTTGGTGCTGGGCTTCGCCACCGACGCTGGCGGCCCCGGGAGCCACACCGCGATCGTCGCGCAGGGCATGGAGATCCCCGCGGTGTTGGGCGTCGGCAATTTGCTGAATGAGGCCGCCTCTGGCGATCTAGTCATTATCGACGGCGATCATGGCAACGTCATCGTTCGTCCTGACGAAGCGACGTTGGCGGAATATCGCCGGCGCGTCGAACATCAGGAATCCCACGCGGTCGAATTAGAGTCGCTGCGCGATCTCCCCGCCCAGACTGGCGATGGCGAGCGGATCACGCTGCTGGCGAACATCGAGTTTCCCCAAGAGGTCGCGCATTGCCTGGAGCGCGGCAGCGAAGGGATCGGGCTCTACCGCACGGAGTTTTTATACCTCGGCACCACAGTCGAGCCGGACGAGGAAGTTCACTACCGCGCCTACGCGGAAGTCGTGCAGGCCATGCAAGGTCGACCGGTCGTGATTCGCACGCTCGATTTGGGCGCCGATAAGTTGACGCATCTGCAAGCCTTGGAACCGGAACGCAATCCGTTCCTCGGGTTGCGCAGCATTCGCTTATCGTTGCGCCATCTACCGACCTTTCGCACGCAGCTCCGCGCGATTCTCCGAGCCAGCGTGCTCGGCGACGTGCGGATTATGTTCCCGTTGATCTCGACGGTGATGGAACTGCGTAAGGCCAAAATGATTCTGGCCGACGTTTGCGAGGACCTCGAAGAGCACGGCATTCCCTGTAGGCGCGACGTCCCAGTCGGCATCATGGTCGAAGTGCCCTCCGCCGCGGTGATGATCGACCTGTTGGCGCCGGCCGTCGATTTCCTCAGCATCGGCACGAACGACTTGATTCAATACACGCTGGCCGTCGACCGAACCAACAAAGACGTGGTCAATCTGTACAACTCGTGCGACCCCGCGGTGCTGCGACTGATCGCGCAGACCTGCGACGGCGCGCGACGTTGCCACAAACCGGTCAGCCTGTGCGGGCAGATGAGCAGCAACCCGATTTATTTGATGCTGCTCTTGGGACTCGGGCTGCGCCAACTGAGCGTTTCGCCGAGCGCCGTACCGGAGATCAAACAAGCTTGCCGCGCCGTGACGATTCCGCAATGCGAAGCCGTCGCGGCCCGTGTTCTGACGATGGACAACGCCCGCGATATCAAGCAGTTCCTGCGGGAAGAATTGCGCAAAGTAGCAGCGGATTTGGTGCATTGA
- a CDS encoding PTS sugar transporter subunit IIA → MKFSDFISREAIRANLRAEDKEGVIREMTQALLEAGRIATDEYESIVKAILKREELGSTGIGRGVAVPHTKQPSVDRLVGTVAVSDSGVDFHSLDGEKVELLFLLISPPDRPGDHLRALENISRQLRDDTFCRFLKQAKTAVDVTTLLDEADGNQVGS, encoded by the coding sequence ATGAAGTTCTCCGACTTTATTAGTCGCGAGGCGATTCGTGCCAACTTGCGTGCCGAAGATAAGGAAGGGGTGATCCGCGAGATGACCCAGGCCTTGTTGGAAGCCGGCCGAATCGCGACGGATGAGTACGAAAGCATCGTCAAAGCGATTCTCAAGCGCGAAGAGTTGGGCAGCACCGGCATCGGCCGAGGCGTCGCCGTTCCGCATACCAAGCAGCCGAGCGTCGATCGGCTGGTCGGCACCGTGGCGGTGAGCGACTCGGGCGTCGACTTTCACAGCCTCGACGGCGAGAAAGTCGAACTGTTGTTTTTGTTGATTTCGCCCCCGGATCGCCCCGGCGATCACTTGCGGGCGTTGGAGAATATTTCGCGCCAGTTGCGGGACGACACGTTTTGCCGGTTCTTGAAGCAAGCCAAAACCGCGGTGGACGTGACGACATTGCTGGACGAGGCGGACGGCAATCAGGTTGGTTCGTAA
- the raiA gene encoding ribosome-associated translation inhibitor RaiA, producing MQVSISARHGQLSEASREKIGAKFEKLTRIFERLTAITVAVDLENKDALVVEVLVSAEHKHDFVAREEAEELMVAVDAAVHKLEQQLRKYKEKVQDHHR from the coding sequence GTGCAGGTCAGCATTTCGGCGCGTCACGGGCAGTTGAGCGAGGCCTCCCGAGAAAAGATCGGGGCCAAGTTCGAGAAGCTGACCCGCATTTTCGAGCGGCTGACGGCGATCACCGTGGCGGTCGACCTGGAGAATAAGGACGCCCTGGTCGTGGAAGTTCTGGTTTCGGCCGAACACAAGCACGATTTCGTGGCCCGGGAAGAGGCCGAGGAATTGATGGTCGCCGTCGACGCGGCCGTCCATAAGTTGGAGCAACAGCTCCGCAAGTACAAAGAGAAAGTTCAGGACCACCATCGCTAG
- a CDS encoding HPr family phosphocarrier protein, whose amino-acid sequence MEVSTYRRVVTIVNPNGLHARPADQMGKVASQYKCRIEICKGHERVDGRSIISLLTLAAEQGTELVIEAEGEDAQSAVEALAELIAHQFHEAHEE is encoded by the coding sequence ATGGAAGTATCTACCTATCGTCGCGTCGTCACCATTGTGAACCCCAATGGCTTGCACGCGCGTCCCGCCGACCAGATGGGCAAGGTGGCGTCGCAGTACAAGTGCCGAATTGAAATCTGCAAGGGACACGAGAGGGTCGACGGGCGCAGCATCATCTCGTTGCTGACGCTCGCCGCGGAACAAGGTACGGAACTGGTGATCGAAGCCGAGGGCGAAGACGCGCAATCTGCTGTCGAAGCCCTGGCGGAATTGATCGCTCACCAGTTTCACGAAGCGCACGAGGAATAA
- a CDS encoding Rne/Rng family ribonuclease: MKQEMLINVSQPEECRIAIVEDGILEELYVERTSQDNYVGNIYKGKIVNLEPSIQAAFVDFGVGRNGFLHISDVEPQYFRQGGYDPSRPIEPPSWGRDRDRRPAAAERHEPNGDENGHDADVDADVDDDISEDGPQRRRGRGPRPGARPRIKPPIQEIFRRGDEVLVQVIKEGIGTKGPTLSTYISIPGRYLVLMPALGRVGVSRKIEDDEVRRKLRDVMLELNPPKGLGFIVRTAGIDRTKKELSRDLAYLLRLWKVIVRRIRKFPAPIDIYEESDMIIRTIRDIFTGDVDAIYIDEASAYERAKEFLQIVMPRYVSRLQLYDGKEPLFHKYRLDEEISRIHQRKVPLRQGGSIVVDQTEALVAIDVNSGNFRADDSAEETAYQMNLQAAREIARQLRLRDLGGVIVNDFIDMRKEKHRRGVERALREAVKRDRARTKILRTSPFGLVEMTRQRIRPSLKRSVYTDCPGCVGTGVVKTAESMAIEVMRLLMLIAHREEVAKVSVGVASDVAMYLNNKKRRDLARIEDDGNMVVQVYHKEGALPETLSIECMDANGREVRFPFD; this comes from the coding sequence ATGAAGCAAGAAATGCTGATCAACGTATCGCAGCCGGAGGAATGCCGGATCGCGATCGTGGAAGATGGAATTCTCGAAGAGCTCTACGTCGAGCGAACGAGTCAGGACAACTACGTCGGCAATATTTACAAAGGAAAAATCGTCAATCTGGAGCCGAGTATCCAGGCGGCGTTCGTCGATTTCGGCGTCGGCCGCAACGGCTTTCTCCATATCAGCGACGTCGAACCGCAATACTTCCGTCAAGGCGGCTACGATCCTTCGCGTCCGATCGAGCCGCCGAGTTGGGGCCGAGACCGCGATCGCCGACCTGCTGCCGCCGAACGGCACGAACCGAACGGCGATGAGAACGGCCACGATGCAGATGTCGATGCGGACGTGGACGACGATATCTCCGAAGACGGACCCCAGCGCCGCCGGGGACGCGGACCGCGCCCCGGCGCGCGGCCCCGTATCAAGCCGCCGATTCAAGAAATCTTCCGCCGCGGCGACGAAGTGCTGGTGCAGGTTATCAAGGAAGGCATTGGCACCAAGGGGCCGACGCTGTCCACGTATATCAGCATCCCGGGGCGTTACCTGGTGCTGATGCCGGCGCTGGGCCGAGTCGGCGTTTCGCGCAAGATCGAAGACGACGAAGTCCGCCGCAAACTGCGCGACGTGATGCTCGAATTGAATCCGCCGAAGGGGCTGGGATTCATCGTCCGCACTGCCGGCATCGACCGCACCAAGAAAGAACTCTCGCGCGATCTGGCATACCTGTTGCGCCTCTGGAAGGTCATCGTGCGCCGGATTCGCAAGTTTCCCGCGCCGATCGACATCTATGAAGAGAGCGACATGATCATCCGCACGATCCGGGATATCTTCACGGGAGACGTGGATGCGATCTACATCGACGAAGCCTCGGCCTACGAACGGGCGAAGGAATTCCTGCAAATCGTCATGCCGCGCTACGTCAGCCGGCTGCAACTTTACGACGGCAAGGAGCCGCTGTTCCACAAGTATCGGCTCGATGAAGAAATCAGCCGCATCCATCAGCGCAAGGTGCCTCTGCGCCAGGGCGGCTCGATCGTCGTCGATCAAACCGAGGCTCTGGTCGCGATCGACGTCAACAGCGGCAACTTCCGCGCCGACGATTCGGCCGAGGAAACCGCCTACCAGATGAACTTGCAAGCCGCCCGGGAAATCGCGCGGCAGCTGCGCTTGCGCGATCTGGGCGGCGTGATCGTCAACGACTTCATCGACATGCGGAAAGAAAAACACCGCCGCGGCGTCGAACGCGCCTTGCGCGAAGCGGTGAAACGTGATCGCGCCCGCACGAAGATTCTGCGCACCAGCCCGTTCGGCCTGGTCGAAATGACGCGGCAGCGCATTCGCCCGAGTTTGAAGCGCAGCGTGTACACCGATTGCCCCGGCTGCGTCGGCACCGGCGTGGTGAAGACCGCGGAGAGCATGGCCATCGAGGTGATGCGTTTGTTGATGTTGATCGCGCATCGCGAGGAAGTCGCCAAGGTGTCGGTCGGCGTCGCGTCGGATGTGGCGATGTATCTCAACAACAAGAAACGCCGCGACCTCGCCCGGATCGAAGACGACGGCAACATGGTCGTCCAGGTTTATCACAAAGAAGGCGCGCTGCCGGAAACCCTGTCGATCGAATGCATGGACGCGAACGGCCGCGAAGTGCGATTTCCGTTCGATTGA
- a CDS encoding TIGR03936 family radical SAM-associated protein: MPRYQLRFRKEGDLCWIGHHDLVRAIERTFRRAELPLAMSGRFSPKPRLSFPSALALGIVGLDEVCEVELAAPIDPNMLLDRLRQHAPPGWTVTRAEPLPASAPSAVAQAVEYTVPVPAASRPQLQAAVERLLAQSECLVTRDEARGRQVDLRADLLNLELADDALRIRLRVTRAVSARPRELLAALEFNDLERASGPLARTKVELYD, encoded by the coding sequence ATGCCCCGCTATCAACTTCGATTTCGCAAGGAAGGCGATTTGTGTTGGATCGGCCATCACGATCTGGTGCGGGCGATCGAACGGACGTTTCGCCGGGCCGAGCTGCCATTGGCGATGAGTGGTCGATTCAGTCCCAAGCCGCGATTGAGTTTTCCGTCGGCCCTGGCCTTGGGAATTGTCGGATTGGACGAAGTCTGCGAAGTGGAACTAGCCGCGCCGATCGATCCCAACATGCTGCTCGATCGGTTGCGACAACACGCCCCGCCGGGGTGGACCGTGACGCGCGCCGAGCCTTTGCCGGCGAGCGCGCCGTCCGCCGTGGCGCAAGCCGTGGAATACACCGTGCCCGTGCCGGCCGCCTCGCGGCCCCAGCTACAGGCCGCCGTGGAACGACTTTTGGCGCAGTCCGAATGCCTGGTCACGCGCGACGAAGCGCGGGGCCGGCAAGTGGATTTGCGCGCGGATCTTTTGAACCTGGAATTAGCCGACGACGCGTTGCGCATCCGCTTGCGGGTGACGCGCGCGGTGTCCGCGCGACCACGCGAGTTGCTGGCCGCGCTCGAATTCAACGACCTGGAGCGGGCTTCCGGTCCGCTCGCGCGCACGAAAGTGGAACTCTATGACTGA